From a region of the Lentilactobacillus curieae genome:
- the trmD gene encoding tRNA (guanosine(37)-N1)-methyltransferase TrmD encodes MKIDVLSLFPEMFTGPMHDSIIGKAIENKIIDFNVTDFRDFTTDKHNHVDDYPFGGGAGMLLQAQPILDAFEHTQAESKAKGYPDGKVILMDPAGKQFTQSDAESLATSEHLTFICGHYEGYDERIRSIVTDEYSLGDYVLTGGELPAMVMIDAISRLIDGVLGNNESAVTESFSTGLLEGPQYTRPADFRGMKVPEVLTSGNHQKIFEWNQKESLRRTYLRRPDLIDHQKLTDLQKRLLADVRIEEEKN; translated from the coding sequence ATGAAGATTGATGTTTTGAGCTTATTCCCAGAAATGTTCACTGGTCCAATGCACGATTCAATTATTGGGAAGGCAATTGAAAATAAAATTATTGATTTCAACGTAACTGATTTCCGCGATTTCACAACCGATAAGCATAATCACGTTGATGATTACCCATTTGGTGGCGGGGCTGGAATGCTGCTGCAAGCACAACCAATTCTAGATGCGTTTGAGCATACTCAAGCAGAATCAAAGGCAAAAGGGTATCCTGATGGCAAAGTTATCTTAATGGACCCAGCAGGCAAACAATTTACGCAGTCAGATGCGGAAAGCTTGGCAACAAGTGAACATTTAACTTTTATTTGTGGCCACTATGAGGGTTATGATGAACGAATTCGCTCGATTGTGACTGATGAATACTCATTAGGGGATTATGTGCTGACAGGTGGAGAATTACCTGCTATGGTCATGATTGATGCAATTTCTAGATTAATTGACGGTGTGCTTGGTAATAATGAGTCTGCCGTAACTGAATCATTTTCAACTGGATTGCTAGAGGGTCCTCAGTATACGCGACCAGCTGACTTTCGTGGCATGAAAGTCCCGGAAGTTTTGACCAGCGGGAATCATCAAAAGATTTTTGAATGGAATCAAAAAGAGTCATTACGCCGAACTTATTTGCGTCGTCCCGACTTGATTGATCATCAAAAATTAACTGATTTGCAAAAGCGGCTACTAGCTGACGTCAGAATTGAAGAAGAGAAGAACTAG